In one window of Gorilla gorilla gorilla isolate KB3781 chromosome 2, NHGRI_mGorGor1-v2.1_pri, whole genome shotgun sequence DNA:
- the FANCD2OS gene encoding FANCD2 opposite strand protein codes for MAGYQLWSPWTPLDESFQWLRHTTPTPSSKHPFKASPCFPHTPSDLEVQLCFQEVTLVLDSPFLESGVSPKSPCHTSELRTMNNKGLVRKPQPIRLSGVDSVFGRVITAQPPKWTGTFRVSDKSAFCKIISREHQWPIGLKEPQIQMTVTMCKQMLRSILLLYATYKKCTFALQHSK; via the coding sequence ATGGCAGGATACCAGCTCTGGTCACCATGGACCCCACTGGATGAGAGTTTCCAATGGCTGCGGCACACGACACCTACACCTTCCTCCAAGCACCCATTCAAGGCCTCCCCCTGCTTCCCACACACACCATCTGACCTTGAAGTGCAGCTGTGCTTTCAAGAGGTCACTCTAGTCCTAGACAGCCCATTCCTGGAATCTGGAGTGAGTCCCAAGTCACCCTGCCACACATCAGAGTTGCGCACGATGAACAACAAAGGACTGGTCAGGAAGCCCCAGCCCATCCGCCTCAGTGGAGTAGATTCTGTCTTTGGCAGGGTTATCACAGCTCAGCCACCAAAGTGGACCGGGACTTTCAGAGTTTCAGACAAGTCAGCCTTTTGCAAAATCATTAGCAGGGAGCACCAGTGGCCCATTGGACTGAAGGAGCCTCAGATTCAGATGACAGTCACTATGTGCAAACAGATGCTGCGCTCTATCCTCTTGCTGTATGCAACTTACAAAAAGTGCACCTTTGCCTTGCAGCACTCCAAGTAA